A stretch of DNA from Pantanalinema sp.:
GGGGTGGGCTACCTCCTGCTGGACCGGCTCGTGGCCGTCCTGGCGTCTTACTTCTTTCACCGCACGGATCCGACACGCAAGGAGATGCCATGAAGTTCCTGAAGCTGGCCTGGCGAAACCTCTCGCGCAAGCGCCGTCAAACCTTTCAGAACGCCTTCGGCCTGGTGATCGGGCTTGCCGTGTCCTTCCTGATGATGGGCTACATGGACGGCCTGCTGGGCGGCAGCCTCGATCACATGGTCCGGACCCAGTCGGGCCACCTCAAGATCCAGGCCAGGGGCTACCAGGACGAGGCCCGGGCGATGCCCCTGGCCCTCGCATTGACGGACGAGGCCGCCGTGACGGCCGTGCTGCGCAAGCATCCGGAAGTTTCGGCCAGCGCGCCACGCCTGCGCTTCGCCTGCATGATCCGCAGCGGCGCTCGCTCCTTCGGGGTTCTCGGGCAGGGGATCGACCCCGCCCGGGAAGAGACCATGGGCGTCCTGAAGCGCCAGGACGTGATGGGACGGATGCCGGTCGGACCCGCCGAGGTCCTGCTGGGGCAGAAGCTGGCCGAGGACCTCAAGACCCGCCTGGGACGCAGCGTCACCGTCGCCGCGAGCGACGCTGACGGCCAGATGAAGCTGCGGGACTACCGCGTGGTCGGCATCTTCCGCACCGGGCTTCCGAGCCTGGACGCGAGTGTCGCTTACTTCGGCCTCGCGGACGCGCAGGGCCTGCTCGCGATGCCCGAGCGCGTGAGCGAGATCGGGGTCCTGCTGCACCGCAAGGAGCAGGTCGCGGCGCTCGCCGGGGCCCTGGGAGCGGAGCTTCCGCCCAAGCGCGGCTACGAGGTCCTCACCTGGGAGGACCTCAACCGGGAGCTGCTCGAGCCCATCCGGCGGATGCAGCATCTTCCCAAGTTGGTGGCCCTGGTGATGCTCTTGAGCCTCGTCCCGTCGATCATGAACACCTTGATCATGAGCGTCTCCGAGCGCTTCCGTGAGATCGGGGCCATGCGGGCCATGGGGATGCGCCCGGGCGAAGTGATCGGGCTGTTCCTGGTCGAGGGCCTTTTCCTCGGGCTCATCGGCAGCACCCTGGGGGCCCTCATCGGCGGCGGACTCACCTACTATCTCTCGATCAAGGGGATTCCCAACCCCGGTTTCGGGATGGGCGGCCCCGTCGGCAACCTCCCCACCCTGTATCCGACCTTCAGCCCGGGGCTGCTCGCGCTGTTCGTCGCGGCGGGCGTCATCGGCTCGGTCGTGGCGTACTACTTCCCCGCCCGCATGGCAGCGGGGCTCGATCCCATCAAGGCCCTTCGTTCCAACTGAGGAGGATCCGCATGCCCCCCGTCGTTGAACTGGATCGCGTCACCAAGACCTATCGGATGGGCGCCAACGTCGTCACGGCGCTGGACTCCGTCTGCCTGAGCATCGAGAAGGGCGAGTTCGTGGCGCTCGTCGGCAGTTCAGGCAGCGGCAAGAGCACGCTGCTGAACCTGATCGGAGGCCTGGACCACCCGACCTCAGGCAAGCTGCGCCTGGCAGGCAGGGAGATCGGCAAGAAGAGCGAGCCGGAGCTGACCGAGTTCCGGCGCCGCCACCTGGGCTTCGTCTTCCAGACCTTCAACCTGATCCCGATGCTCAACGCCTGGGAGAATGTCGCCTTCCCCCTCGAGCTGCGCGACGTCCCCGCCGCCGAGGCCAGGCAACGCGCCCTCGAGATGCTCGCCAAGGTCGGCCTGTCGGATCATGCAGGGCATCGCCCGGACGAGCTTTCGGGCGGCCAGCAGCAGCGCGTGGCGATCGCGCGGGCCCTGGTGGCCAGGCCGAGCCTGGTGCTCGCCGACGAGCCCACGGCCAACCTGGACTCGCGCACGGGCGCCGAGCTCGTCTCCCTGATGCGCCGCCTCAACGAGGAGCAAGGCATCACCTTCGTCTTCGCGACCCACGACCCGGGGATCATGGAGCAGGCGCGGCGGGTGGTCCGGATCGCGGACGGCCGGCTCGATGCCGCGCCTGCTCTCGCTTGACGGTGAAGATTGATTGCGACTTGCCCTGGAGATGAGACAGCGCTCGCGGATGAGGCCTAAACTGGAGGCGTCCTGAATCGCGAGAGGAGCGCCCCGTCACCTTGTCACAAGCCCTCAGGCGAGCCGTTCCGCTCGCGCAACTGATCCTGGCGACCCTCTGCTGGGGCGGCGTCTTCAGCACCGGCAAGTTGCTGGCGCCTCACCTGCCCCCCTTCACCGTCACCTTCGCCCGTTACGGCGGGGCGGCCCTGCTCCTCTTGCCGCTCGCCGCCGGC
This window harbors:
- a CDS encoding ABC transporter ATP-binding protein → MPPVVELDRVTKTYRMGANVVTALDSVCLSIEKGEFVALVGSSGSGKSTLLNLIGGLDHPTSGKLRLAGREIGKKSEPELTEFRRRHLGFVFQTFNLIPMLNAWENVAFPLELRDVPAAEARQRALEMLAKVGLSDHAGHRPDELSGGQQQRVAIARALVARPSLVLADEPTANLDSRTGAELVSLMRRLNEEQGITFVFATHDPGIMEQARRVVRIADGRLDAAPALA
- a CDS encoding FtsX-like permease family protein; this encodes MKFLKLAWRNLSRKRRQTFQNAFGLVIGLAVSFLMMGYMDGLLGGSLDHMVRTQSGHLKIQARGYQDEARAMPLALALTDEAAVTAVLRKHPEVSASAPRLRFACMIRSGARSFGVLGQGIDPAREETMGVLKRQDVMGRMPVGPAEVLLGQKLAEDLKTRLGRSVTVAASDADGQMKLRDYRVVGIFRTGLPSLDASVAYFGLADAQGLLAMPERVSEIGVLLHRKEQVAALAGALGAELPPKRGYEVLTWEDLNRELLEPIRRMQHLPKLVALVMLLSLVPSIMNTLIMSVSERFREIGAMRAMGMRPGEVIGLFLVEGLFLGLIGSTLGALIGGGLTYYLSIKGIPNPGFGMGGPVGNLPTLYPTFSPGLLALFVAAGVIGSVVAYYFPARMAAGLDPIKALRSN